The DNA segment GTTCAGCGGTACCTGCTTTCCGTCCAGTGGCGCCAGCGGGAGGAAGGAGTTGGTACGGAACGCCGATGCCACGTCGGCGGTCGGAACTCCGTGAGCCGCGTCGACGAGCCCGATCGTGGCGTTGAGCGTGTCGGCCAGCGGTACGGAGAGAGTCGCCGCGGTCTTCCCCCGGGTACCCGTCAACCATGCTGCCAGGAAGGGGTCGTAGAGGTTCATGCCGACGATCCGGGTCTGCGGGCCGGCCGCCGCCTTGAGCCGGTCAAGGATGGTGTCGAGGCCCGAACCCACTTTCCCGACACCCGACACGGCGCACCCGAGGTCGACGTTTCCGTTCGTCAGGCAGCCGTCGACGTCGTTGGCGCCTATGTCCAGGGTCACCACCACCTGGTCGTCGTGGTGGAGCCGGAGGAAGCTCTCGGCTTCGGCCAACTGCGAGCCGGCGTAAGGATGCGGGTACGGGCAGGGGCCGTCGATCATGGAACCGGTGGTCTCGCCCGGGCACCCGAGTCCGACGAAGTCGAAGGGCCGCCCGGCGTCGGCGGCACGCGCCGACAGCGTCCGGGCGATGTCCTGGGCATAGCCGCGACCGGTGACGTGGCCACCGCCGGGCAGCGTCTGGTATCCGGCGGCCAGTGAGTCACCGAGCGCCAGGTAGTAGCGCGGTGCGGCGGATCCAGTGGCGGAGGCCGGGGCGGAGAACCCCAGCAGCGCGACGGCGGCGAGGAGCGTCGCGGTCAGTGCGAGCCTGGCGGGTCTGAACAGGGAAACGCGCATGGAGCCTCCAACAGAGAGGGCGGAGAACTCCGTTGAGGCTACTGTCTGGTAAGTCGGCTGAGTAGGTCCGGAACAGGACTCACGGCAGCGGCCCTACGCGATGCTCGCCGCGGTCTTCTGCCGTACGGCCGTCGTCCCGCCCCACTGTGCGCGCGCCGAAGTCAGTGCGGTGCGGTAGGCGGCGTAGCCGTCCTCGTAGATTTCGCGGGATTCCTCCCGCGGCTCCACGGTGTGGAACAACTGCGCCTTCGTACCGGGCGGTTCGCCGAGGAACCGGCGTGCCACCCGGACCGCGCCGAGCGCCCCCACCTCGCTCTCCACCGGGACGCGGACCTCCCGCCCCAGGATGTCGGCGAAGAGCTGGGTCCACGGGCCGGACCGGGTGCCGCCGCCGCAGGCGGCGAGCGTGCCGGAGAGACCGGCGGCCTCCAGGCAGTGGCGCGCGGCGTAGCCGATGGCCTCGCACATGGCGCGGACCGCGTCGGCGCGGGTGTGCGCGAGGGTGAGTCCGTTCAACTGGCCGCGGGCCTGCGGGTCGACGAAGGGGGCGCGCTCCCCCGCGTCGGAGAGGAAGGGGAGCGCCGTGACGCCGCGGGCGCCGGGCGGGCTGTCGGCGAGCAGGGCCCCGAGGTCGGCGGTGGCCGTGCCGGTGAGGGTGAGAATCCATTCGAGGGCGGCAGTACCGACCATGGCGGGCATGGAACGCAGCCAGCGTCCGGGGTCGGGCGTGCAGAGCGACATGCCGGCCGGTTCGGCGCAACCGTCCGTTCCGGCGCGGTCGGTGAGAACCTGGCAGGCGAGGGTGGTGCCGACGATCAGCAGGCCGTCGCCCACCTCCCGTACGCCGCTGCCGATGGCACAGGCGGGCAGATCGTACGGGCCCGAGGTGAGCGGCAGTCCCACGGGCAGGTCCAGGAGCGAGGCCCCCTGTACGT comes from the Streptomyces sp. NBC_01471 genome and includes:
- a CDS encoding FGGY family carbohydrate kinase produces the protein MSVIIGVDIGTSFTKAVAFDSEGQPLATAARRSHLERLPGSRVEQDLDDVVRTVADVVRETAAALPAPPTALALTGQGDGLWLRDGQGRAVRPPISWMDGRAADRVARWLADGTVQQVYARTGSGMFPGCHAPLLAHLQEHEPQSLRDAAVAGYCVDAVAQRLTGRISVDASDATLPFLDPVHRTYAHEALAACGIESQAHLLATPAEPGTVLSLDVQGASLLDLPVGLPLTSGPYDLPACAIGSGVREVGDGLLIVGTTLACQVLTDRAGTDGCAEPAGMSLCTPDPGRWLRSMPAMVGTAALEWILTLTGTATADLGALLADSPPGARGVTALPFLSDAGERAPFVDPQARGQLNGLTLAHTRADAVRAMCEAIGYAARHCLEAAGLSGTLAACGGGTRSGPWTQLFADILGREVRVPVESEVGALGAVRVARRFLGEPPGTKAQLFHTVEPREESREIYEDGYAAYRTALTSARAQWGGTTAVRQKTAASIA
- a CDS encoding SGNH/GDSL hydrolase family protein; the encoded protein is MRVSLFRPARLALTATLLAAVALLGFSAPASATGSAAPRYYLALGDSLAAGYQTLPGGGHVTGRGYAQDIARTLSARAADAGRPFDFVGLGCPGETTGSMIDGPCPYPHPYAGSQLAEAESFLRLHHDDQVVVTLDIGANDVDGCLTNGNVDLGCAVSGVGKVGSGLDTILDRLKAAAGPQTRIVGMNLYDPFLAAWLTGTRGKTAATLSVPLADTLNATIGLVDAAHGVPTADVASAFRTNSFLPLAPLDGKQVPLNVARILQWTNMARGDIHANDTGYQAIADTFLKKI